TAGGAATTTTTACAACACACGATGATCCTTTTGGCCTGAATGATCTTCACATTGGAAGTAAGTGAACTTACATTCTTGGCTATAATAGGTTTACTATCTTTTGACTTTGGAAGTTATAACCTTTTAGTTATTCAGATTCTTGTTACTATTATACATCACAGTACTCTTTTTGCATTCTTTTAACTGTTTTTACCTTCAATATATATCTGATCATGGCCTATTGTTACAAAATCGGAATACAGTACACCAGTGGTTTTGAACGAAAACTGTAAGACTCAATGCTCATCATTAGATTTAAGCATTTGAAAGGATGCTTTCGCTCCTTGGTAATGTAAAACATATAGATACAATAGTGATGTTTGTGTGATCACTGTTCTTAGTACATTGGTGATATTTGTACCTATGCGTGGGAAAAAGAGACTATGAAATGCAAAAAGACTGACCcaagtttcttccttttcaaaCCTAAAGATAACCTTAGACCAAGATCAATATACTTGCCATCAAAAAAAATTCCgacagggaaaaaaaaagaatcacgAGATATCTCTCGATAAACCCCCGTGTTTGTCTCATGGAGTCTCGAATTGTTTCCCTTCAAAGGTCTGTCCGTAATTCCAGTTTTTAGGGGAGACATTGTAAGCTGTCACGGTTGACCTGTCACTAGAAGTTACCTCAAAAGAGAGAGCTTGGTTCTTGAGATCAGCATTGATATGCCAATTTTGTCCCCAATTCCGACCCATTGGTAACCACCCGGTTCTTGACCCTTTGATCTTCACAGCAGCTATATCACCGGATCCCGCAACATTGGTGATCAGAACCGATATGAAAATTCCCCCTCCATCAACTGTAAACCGCATGCTCCCTTCCCTTCTGCAGTTGATCCTGTTTTTGTAATACCAACAACAATGGTTACATGTTCTGTTAAGCCATAACTTAAAAATATCCAATGCTCCAAAACTATTCAGACTACATACATACAACATTGGTATCCTCCAATCCAAATCTATCCAAATTCTACTTCTCTGAACTATTGTAAACACCAACTCAAAATCAGATAGAACTATATGAGGGGCAATAAAGTAAATGACTAAATCGAGACATCAATTTAGGGCAAACCTAGCTCACATAAAGCACACGGATATCGAAGAAGACggaagaaagcaaaaagaaaaagcatcaTCATCGCCTCCATTATTTAAATCGTGAAAAAAGCAGAACCGCGTTCCCACCACCGCAAACGCACTTCTCTCAAAACGCGAAACTAATTTggcaaaaaaacaacaaattacaaaacGCACCTACGATACTGCACCGGCATATTCCCAGCTTTCCAAATAGCGATTTTCTCAAACGCTTCGATCGGAAGGACGAAATGTTTGTTAGGTGGGTTACAGTGACCACCACCTTCAGGATCAAATCCGTAATTAGGAGCACAAAAATTCGTAGCGGTGACAATGATTGAAGTACCAGGGATACACCAACGGAGATCATCAACACATCTGAGCTCGTAACAAGCACCACAGATCTGACCACGCTCAAACAGAGTCTCGCTTAGACCAACCGTAGCCATACCGTACCCAGATTTCACGAGATCTCCGTATCCACACGCACCTCCCACCGCGTCTCTAGGATT
The Camelina sativa cultivar DH55 chromosome 15, Cs, whole genome shotgun sequence DNA segment above includes these coding regions:
- the LOC104744411 gene encoding expansin-A13, encoding MRRLLLALLFLALTPPAISHYSSSTSSPSSSSVSSDASEWRPARATYYAASNPRDAVGGACGYGDLVKSGYGMATVGLSETLFERGQICGACYELRCVDDLRWCIPGTSIIVTATNFCAPNYGFDPEGGGHCNPPNKHFVLPIEAFEKIAIWKAGNMPVQYRRINCRREGSMRFTVDGGGIFISVLITNVAGSGDIAAVKIKGSRTGWLPMGRNWGQNWHINADLKNQALSFEVTSSDRSTVTAYNVSPKNWNYGQTFEGKQFETP